The following coding sequences are from one Ficedula albicollis isolate OC2 chromosome 14, FicAlb1.5, whole genome shotgun sequence window:
- the LOC101820031 gene encoding glucagon receptor-like encodes MPGAGSLRSLVQLAWMCLFSSVPHGEAKVLEKTFEEWLRYRDECLRRMASEPYPAGLFCNRTFDMYACWPDGSPGTAVNVSCPFYLPWFEKVKHGLVSRRCGTDGQWVTVNGSQPWRDYSQCEDELEVTAEEEGARRLMVSFKVLYTVGYSLSLLTLISALLVLTVCRNLRCTRNYIHANLFASFGLRATSVMVKDALLERRWGVELLQVADWEALLSHEATLGCRAAQVLMQYCILANHYWFLVEAVYLYKLLIGAVFSEKNYYRLYLYLGWGTPVVFVVPWMAAKYLKENAECWALNENMAYWWIIRIPILLASLINLLIFMRILKVILAKLRANQKGYADYKLRLAKATLTLIPLFGIHEVVFIFATDEQTTGILRYVKVFFTLFLNSFQGFLVAVLYCFANKEVKSEMKKKWQLWKLDHPVLCCAQ; translated from the exons ATGCCTGGAGCTGGATCCCTGCGGAGCCTTGTCCAGCTCGCCTGGATGTGCCTCTTCTCCTCCGTGCCG CACGGCGAGGCCAAGGTGCTGGAGAAGACCTTCGAGGAGTGGCTGCGGTACCGCGACGAGTGCCTGAGGAGGATGGCGAGCGAGCCCTACCCCGCAG GGCTCTTCTGTAACAGGACATTTGACATGTACGCCTGCTGGCCCGACGGGAGCCCCGGCACCGCCGTCAACGTCTCCTGCCCCTTCTACCTGCCCTGGTTTGAGAAAG TGAAACACGGGCTGGTGAGCCGCAGGTGTGGCACCGACGGCCAGTGGGTGACAGTGAACggcagccagccctggagggaCTACTCGCAGTGCGAGGATGAGCTGGAGGTCACTGCTGAGGAG GAAGGCGCCCGCCGCCTCATGGTGAGCTTCAAGGTGCTCTACACCGTGGGCTACTCGCTGTCACTGCTCACCCTCATCTCCGCCCTGCTCGTCCTCACCGTCTGCAG GAACCTGCGCTGCACCAGGAATTACATCCACGCCAACCTGTTCGCCTCCTTCGGGCTGCGGGCCACCTCGGTGATGGTGAAGGACGCGCTGCTGGAGCGGCGCTGGGgcgtggagctgctgcaggtggctgaCTGGGAGGCTCTGCTGAGCCACGAGGcaa CGCTGGGGTGCCGTGCAGCTCAGGTGCTGATGCAGTACTGCATCCTGGCCAACCACTACTGGTTCCTGGTGGAAGCTGTCTACCTCTACAAGCTGCTCATCGGGGCCGTGTTCTCCGAGAAGAACTACTACAGGCTCTACCTCTACCTGGGCTGGG GGACCCCCGTGGTGTTCGTGGTGCCCTGGATGGCTGCCAAGTACCTGAAGGAGAATGCAGA gtgctgggctCTCAATGAGAACATGGCTTACTGGTGGATCATCCGCATCCCCATCCTGCTCGCCTCCCTG ATCAACCTGCTCATCTTCATGCGGATCCTCAAGGTGATCCTGGCCAAGCTCCGGGCCAACCAGAAGGGCTACGCCGACTACAAGCTGAG GCTGGCCAAAGCCACCCTGACCCTCATCCCCCTCTTCGGCATTCACGAGGTCGTTTTCATCTTCGCCACCGACGAGCAGACCACGGGCATCCTGCGCTACGTCAAGGTCTTCTTCACCCTCTTCCTCAACTCCTTCCAG ggcttCCTGGTGGCTGTGCTCTACTGCTTTGCCAACAAGGAG GTCAAGTCTGAGATGAAGAAGAAGTGGCAGCTCTGGAAGCTCGACCACCcggtgctctgctgtgcccagtga
- the LOC101811012 gene encoding uncharacterized protein LOC101811012 → MGEAGAGGTRHDSTSPPTSLQGDKDIVTSQPSGTARRLLSVPSPPACPERRQKPAGKDAQSLWSGGSMALSSTMCRLGLRRLLPLSALLLLLVVQCREPPSPAAAGDTGSWAALGQAPDEQELAPLRDAMLLVEALPWLCAAGALLVKGLGLGWALGRGLWRRWAGEKSQSASASARPRCRGHGCSQELLQLLLENRALMRRCLRHSSRHSPVPAGRRRRSPGTHRRRRVHFSALL, encoded by the exons ATGGGGGAAGCCGGCGCTGGGGGGACTCGGCATGACAGCACCTCACCTCCAACCAGCCTGCAAGGAG ACAAGGACATTGTGACATCGCAGCCCTCGGGGACAGCGCGGAGGCTgctgagtgtccccagcccgCCGGCGTGCCCAGAGCGCAGGCAGAAGCCGGCTGGGAAGGACGCGCAGAGCCTGTGGAGCGGTGGCAGCATGGCCTTGAGCAGCACCAtgtgcaggctggggctgcGGCGGCTGCTGCCGCTGtcggcgctgctgctgctgctcgtGGTGCAGTGCCGGGAGCCTCCCAGCCCCGCTGCTGCCGGGGACACGGGGAGCTGGGCTGCGCTGGGCCAGGCCCCGGACGAGCAGGAGCTGGCGCCGCTGCGGGACGCCATGCTGCTGGTGGAGGCGCTGCCGTGGCTGTGCGCAGCCGGGGCCCTGCTCGTCAagggcctggggctgggctgggccctgGGCCGAGGGCTCTGGAGGCGCTGGGCAGGG gagaagagCCAGAGCGCCTCGGCCTCTGCACGGCCGCGCTGCCGGGGCCAcggctgctcccaggagctgctgcagctgctgctggagaaccGCGCCCTGATGAGGCGCTGCCTGCGCCACAGCTCCCGGCACAGCCCAGTGCCcgcagggaggaggagaaggagcccCGGCAcgcacaggaggaggagagtCCACTTCTCTGCGCTCCTGTGa